One Hemiscyllium ocellatum isolate sHemOce1 chromosome 27 unlocalized genomic scaffold, sHemOce1.pat.X.cur. SUPER_27_unloc_10, whole genome shotgun sequence DNA window includes the following coding sequences:
- the LOC132807196 gene encoding zinc finger protein 239-like, whose product MENPEESRPVEKPWKCGDCGKGFRVPSALETHQRSHTRERPFSCTECRKGFTQASTLLRHQQVHTGERPFSCPECRKGFTQASSMLRHQRRHTGERPFRCPECGKGFTRASILLTHQRVHTGERPFPCPECGKAFSNSSHLLIHRRVHTRERPFSCPECGKRFSQVGTLRKHQLLHAGERPFSCPECWKAFSDSSALLRHQLVHTGEWPFRSPECGKGFSDSSNLQTHRRVHTGERPFSCPECGKAFSDSSNLQTHRRVHTGERPFSCLKCRKAFTCSSLLRRHQRVHLSSQGFEGTMA is encoded by the coding sequence atggagaatCCCGAGGAATCtcgccctgtggagaaaccgtggaagtgtggcgactgtggaaaaggcttccgtgtcccgtctgccctggagactcatcagcgcagtcacaccagggagaggccattctcctgcacAGAGTGCAGAAAGGGttttacccaggcctccaccctgctgaggcaccagcaggtccacacgggggagaggccattctcctgccccgagtgcaggaagggttTTACCCAGGCTTCCTCcatgctgaggcaccagcggcgccatacgggggagaggccattcaggtgccctgagtgtgggaagggctttacccgggCCTCCATCCTGCTGactcaccagcgggtccacactggagagaggccattcccctgcccagaatgcgggaaggccttcagcaattcctcccaccTTCTGATCCACCGGCGTGTCCACACgcgggagaggcccttcagctgtcccgagtgtgggaagagattcagtCAAGTGGGCACCTTGCGGAAGCACCAGCTGCTCCATgctggggagaggcccttcagctgccccgagtgctggAAAGCTTTCagcgattcctctgccctgctgaggcaTCAGCTAGTCCATACCGGGGAGTGGCCTTTCAGGtcccccgagtgcgggaagggctttagcGATTCCTCTAATCTccagacccaccggcgggtccacacgggggagagacccttcagttgtcccgagtgcgggaaggccttcagcgattcctctaaTCTTCAGACCCACCGGCGGgttcacacgggggagaggcccttcagttgcctcaagtgcaggaaggcctttacctgctcctccctcctgcggaggcaccagcgagttcattTGTCATCGCAGGGGTTTGAAGGAACGATGGCCTAG
- the LOC132807187 gene encoding zinc finger protein 664-like, with amino-acid sequence MEKPEESCPVEKPWKCDNCGKGFHAPSVLETYRRSHTGERPFSCPECGKAFSNSTTLLTRKRVRAGERPFSCSECGKAFSNSSDLLKHQRVHTGERPFSCPDCGQAFGDSSALLTHRRVHTGERPFSCPDCGKAFSKSSDLLKHQL; translated from the coding sequence atggagaaaccgGAGGAATCCTGCCctgtggagaaaccatggaagtgtgatAATTGTGGGAAAGGCTTTCATGCCCCGTCTGTCCTGGAGACTTATCGGCGcagccacactggggagaggccattcagctgccccgagtgcggcaaggccttcagcaattccaccACTCTGTTGACCCGCAAGCGGGTCCGggcgggggagaggcccttcagctgctcagagtgtgggaaggccttcagcaattcctccgacctgctgaagcaccagcgggtccacacaggggagaggccattctcctgccctgacTGCGGGCAGGCCTTCggtgattcctctgccctgctgacccaccggcgggtccatacaggggaaaggcccttcagctgtcccgactgcgggaaggccttcagcaaatcctctgacctgctgaagcaccagctttga